The following proteins come from a genomic window of Trifolium pratense cultivar HEN17-A07 linkage group LG4, ARS_RC_1.1, whole genome shotgun sequence:
- the LOC123882023 gene encoding microsomal glutathione S-transferase 3: MATLIELLPKEYGYVAIVLVIYVFLNFYMAFQVGKARKKYKVFYPTLYASKSENKDADLFNCVQRGHQNSLETLPIFFALMILGGLKHPSICAALGVLYTAARYAYFVGYATGEPKNRLKLGGLFFPAILGLMLCTLSFGWSLASH, translated from the exons ATGGCGACACTGATAGAATTGTTACCAAAAGAATATGGTTATGTGGCTATTGTTCTCGTCATCTACGTCTTCCTCAATTTCTACATGGCTTTTCAAGTTGGCAAAGCTCGCAAGAA GTACAAAGTTTTTTATCCAACCCTTTATGCTTCTAAATCTGAAAACAAAGATGCCGATCTCTTCAATTGCGTCCAG AGAGGGCACCAAAATTCTTTGGAAACATTGCCCATTTTCTTTGCGTTGATGATTTTGGGAGGGCTGAAGCATCCTTCCATTTGTGCTGCCCTTGGAGTACTTTACACTGCTGCTAGATATGCCTACTTCGTAGGCTATGCCACTGGCGAACCTAAGAACCGTCTCAAACTCGG GGGACTTTTTTTCCCGGCAATATTGGGGCTTATGTTGTGCACACTTTCATTTGGATGGAGTCTTGCTAGCCACTGA
- the LOC123882307 gene encoding CASP-like protein 2A2 isoform X1 produces the protein MDKGIGVELGTRSSIDMRNSVVVVDDEEFDGKEASLLRIVETFLRLFPIGLCVTALVIMLNNSEENKYGSVAYSDLGAFRYLVHANGICAGYSLFSAVIVAIPRPSTMPRAWTFFLLDQVLTYIILAAGAVLAEVLYLAEKGVPSAAWSSACGSFGSFCHKIKASLIITFVAVVCYVLLSLISSYRLFSKYDAPSQVNNNSNKDIAYNG, from the exons ATGGACAAGGGAATTGGTGTTGAATTAGGTACAAGATCTTCCATTGACATGAGAAATTCAGTAGTAGTAGTTGATGATGAGGAATTTGATGGCAAAGAAGCTTCATTGTTACGTATTGTGGAAACTTTCTTGCGTTTGTTCCCTATTGGTTTATGTGTAACAGCTCTTGTCATTATGCTTAACAATTCAGAGGAGAATAAGTATGGTTCTGTTGCCTATTCAGATCTTGGTGCTTTCAG GTATTTGGTGCATGCCAATGGCATTTGTGCAGGATATTCACTTTTCTCAGCTGTCATTGTTGCTATACCCCGCCCTTCAACCATGCCTAGAGCTTGGACTTTCTTCTTGCTTGACCAG GTACTAACCTACATAATCCTAGCTGCTGGAGCTGTATTAGCAGAGGTGTTATACCTTGCTGAGAAGGGAGTCCCCTCAGCAGCATGGAGTTCAGCTTGTGGATCATTTGGTTCATTTTGTCACAAGATTAAAGCATCATTAATTATCACATTTGTTGCTGTGGTTTGCTATGTTTTGCTTTCACTTATTTCCTCTTATAGACTATTTAGCAAGTATGATGCACCATCACAAGTCAACAACAACTCCAACAAGGACATTGCTTACAATGGTTGA
- the LOC123921422 gene encoding ras-related protein RHN1-like, whose translation MATIGHTNLNAKLVLLGDMGAGKSSLVLRFVKGQFLEFQESTIGAAFFSQTLAVNDATVKFEIWDTAGQERYHSLAPMYYRGAAAAIIVYDITNLDSFTRAKKWVQELQKQGNPNMVVAFAGNKADLEEKRKVTAEEARVYAEENALFFIETSAKTAANVNDIFYEIAKRLPRAQPAQNPPGMVLVDRPTEGSRAASCCS comes from the exons ATGGCTACGATCGGACACACTAACCTCAACGCTAaattg GTTTTGCTTGGAGATATGGGTGCTGGAAAATCTAGCCTTGTTTTGCGATTTGTCAAGGGTCAATTCCTTGAATTTCAG GAATCAACAATAGGGGCGGCATTTTTCTCCCAGACATTGGCAGTAAATGATGCAACAGTGAAATTTGAGATTTGGGACACAGCAGGACAAGAGAGATACCATAGCTTGGCTCCCATGTACTATAGAGGCGCTGCTGCTGCTATCATTGTCTATGACATTACTAACTTG GATTCATTTACTCGAGCAAAGAAATGGGTCCAAGAGCTTCAGAAGCAAG GGAATCCTAACATGGTCGTGGCTTTTGCTGGTAACAAAGCTGACTTGGAAGAAAAGAGGAAAGTGACAGCTGAA GAAGCACGTGTGTATGCTGAAGAAAACGCTTTGTTTTTCATAGAGACCTCTGCTAAAACCGCGGCCAATGTTAatgatatattttatgaaatag CAAAGAGGTTACCAAGGGCACAGCCAGCACAAAACCCGCCAGGGATGGTTCTTGTTGATAGACCCACCGAAGGATCCAGAGCTGCATCATGTTGttcataa
- the LOC123882307 gene encoding CASP-like protein 2A2 isoform X2 has protein sequence MVLLPIQILVLSGYSLFSAVIVAIPRPSTMPRAWTFFLLDQVLTYIILAAGAVLAEVLYLAEKGVPSAAWSSACGSFGSFCHKIKASLIITFVAVVCYVLLSLISSYRLFSKYDAPSQVNNNSNKDIAYNG, from the exons ATGGTTCTGTTGCCTATTCAGATCTTGGTGCTTTCAG GATATTCACTTTTCTCAGCTGTCATTGTTGCTATACCCCGCCCTTCAACCATGCCTAGAGCTTGGACTTTCTTCTTGCTTGACCAG GTACTAACCTACATAATCCTAGCTGCTGGAGCTGTATTAGCAGAGGTGTTATACCTTGCTGAGAAGGGAGTCCCCTCAGCAGCATGGAGTTCAGCTTGTGGATCATTTGGTTCATTTTGTCACAAGATTAAAGCATCATTAATTATCACATTTGTTGCTGTGGTTTGCTATGTTTTGCTTTCACTTATTTCCTCTTATAGACTATTTAGCAAGTATGATGCACCATCACAAGTCAACAACAACTCCAACAAGGACATTGCTTACAATGGTTGA